TTCCTGATCGCATTGATGTCGATGTTACAGGTTTACATCAAGGTCAAGCCCTACATATTAGAGAACTCACCTTACCTTCAGGAGTCACAGCCACAGGTGATTCTGAACAAGTGGTTGTCAGTATTATTCGTCCTGAACGGGGTGAAGAAGGGGACGCGGAAGCTTAATGATTGTTGGCTGTTGGCTGTTGGCTGTTGGCAGATGAGATGTTAACCGACAACCGACAACCGACAACCCAACTAATTAATAATTTGCTTTAATTTATCCTGTTGAGATTCGGGTAAACGGGGGCCGTGAATTTGGACGATTTGAGAACCGAGATAATTTCCCCAACGGGCGGCTTGTGAGGTCGTTAAACCGTTGGTGAGTCCGTATAATACCCCACCCGCAAAAGCATCTCCCGCCCCAACAGTATCAACGGGTTTGACCGGAAACCCTGGAACATGAATCAGGGTTTGGTTTTCAACCACGAAACAGCCTTTATCACTATTCGTCATGAACACAAGATCAACTTTTTCTCCTAACTGACGGGCGCAAACCTCTAAATCTTCGTTACCGCAGAAGTGACGCACCTCATCTGCATTACAAAACAGCACATCACAATACTCAGTTAAAACACTGCGAAAATCATCCCCAAACCGTTCGACTAAAAACATATCGGAGAAGGTAAACGCTACTTTTACCCCTAAGCGTTTCGACTGTTCCATCGTTTGAATACTGGCTTGACGGGGTTGGGGTGCATCCCACAAATAGCCTTCAATATAACTGTATTGACACTGATTCAAATGATCAACATTAATATCCGTCACCGCTAAGGTTGTGGAAACCCCCAAATGAGTACACATCGTTCGTTCTGCGTCGGGAGTTGTCAACACCAAACAGGTTCCCGTTGGCCCTTCGGTGCTATTAGCGGGTTCGATTTCAAACCCAATTCCAGCCGCGACCATATCCTGTTGATAAAATTCGCCATTGGTATCCGCACTAACTTTACCCGAATAAATTCCCGTCCCTCCACTTTGAGCGATCGCAATCATCGTATTAGCGGCGGAACCTCCACAGCGTAATTCTAGGGGATGGCTCTCCAATTGTTGTAACAATTTCCCCTGTTTGATCGTATCCATCAGGGTCATTGATCCTCGGTTGAGGTCATGGGTTTGGATAAAATTATCCTCAACTAATGCCAAAATATCGAGGAGGGCATTTCCAACACCAAAGACATTAAAGGGTTTGGGTTCTGTCATTGACTCTTGGTATAAAACGGTTTGAACAATTCAATTGTTATCATATCAAACCTTTTGTAACTTTTATTTTCAACCCATTGGAATTTGCTGTTTTTCCAGACATAATAAAAATAATACTCAACCTATTATTTCTTCTCAGCCCTTATTCTCCGATTTTTATCTTTTTTTGATATGACTGACTCTGCACTTCCTCGACTAATTCAACAAATGTTAGAACCGGATTTTTATCCCCATTCGGTACAAGAACCCATTCAACTCTTACAAACTCATATATCGTTTATTTTGTTAACGGGAGAGTATGCTTATAAAATTAAAAAAATCGTAAATTTTGGGTTTTTAGATTATTCCACTTTAGAGAAACGATGCTATTTTTGTGAACAAGAATTAAAAATGAACCAGCAACAAGCACCGGAATTGTATTTAGAGGTTTTACCAATTATAGAAATAGGCGATCGCTTTCAATTTAGTGACAATCACGATCAAGCTGTAGAATATGCTTTAAAAATGCGTCAATTCCCCCAAGAAGATTTGTTAATTGATTTATTTAATCAGGATAAATTAACAATGAAAGAGATGGAAGAATTAGGAAAAGCTGTTGCTGATTTCCATCTTAAATGCCCTACAAACGAGCAAATTTTAAAATTTGGGATTATTGCTCAAATTCGCCATTCTATTGATGGAAACTATCAAAAAACACAAAAATATATTGGCTGTTGTCAAACTCAAGACCAATATGAACAAACCAAACAATATACAGATAGCTTTTTTGAAACCCATGAAGCTATTTTTAAAAGTCGAATTGAAAACCGATGGATTCGAGAATGTCATGGAGACTTGCATTTAAAAAATATTTGTATTTATCAGGATAAAATATTACTGTTTGATCGAATTGAATTTAATCAAGAATTTCGGTTTGTAGATGTGATCTATGATGTCGCTTTTGTGGTCATGGATTTAGAAGGACGAGGACGGGCTGATTTAGGAAATCGATTTTTAAATACTTATATTGAACAAACCGGAGACTGGGAAGGATTACAATTATTACCCTTTTATTTAACTCGTCAAGCCTATGTGAGAGCCAAAGTCAATTCCTTAATCTTAGATGATCCAGCCATTGCTGAAGAACAAAAAGAAATAGCCAAACAAGAAGCCACCCAATATTATAAATTAGCATGGCAATATACTCGCAGATCTTCAGGAGGAATTGTGATGATGTCCGGCTTATCGGGGTCAGGAAAAAGCACAACCGCCCGCAAATTATCAAAACAATTAAATGCGATTCATATTCGTTCTGATGCGGTGCGAAAACACTTAGCAAATGTTCCTCTTTATGAAAAAGGAGAAGAAGAAATCTATACCCCAGAAATGACCGAAAAGACCTATAAACGACTATTAGAGTTAGGATTATTATTAGCAAAACAAGGATTTTGGGTAATTTTAGATGCCAAATATGATCAACAAGAACGACGGGGAGAAGTCATAGAAACCTGTAATACCCATCAATTACCCTTACAAATTGTTGAATGTACAGCACCAATGGATATTTTACAAGATCGTTTACAACAACGTCAGGGAGATATTGCTGACGCAACGGTAGATTTATTAACCTCTCAACAAGCAAAATCTCAACCCTTTACAGATTATGAAAAAAACTATCTGACAACCATTGATACCACTCAAAATATTGATCAGCAATGGAAAAAATTATATTAAAATAATCTAGGGTTTCCGGTGCAAAAATACTAAAATTCTAGTTTCTTGCTTACCCTCTATCCTTCTCTCTTTCTTTGTGTCTTTGTGTTTCCTTCTTTATAATAATGAAATTAAGCAAAAAAATCATCTTAATTATCTATGGAATTTCAAGTTTAATTTTATCCTTGATTCTAGCGATCGCTCTTTTAATTCCGCCCACACCTTCCCAACCCATTTTAATTATCCCCAATG
The sequence above is drawn from the Planktothrix serta PCC 8927 genome and encodes:
- a CDS encoding adenosine kinase, coding for MTEPKPFNVFGVGNALLDILALVEDNFIQTHDLNRGSMTLMDTIKQGKLLQQLESHPLELRCGGSAANTMIAIAQSGGTGIYSGKVSADTNGEFYQQDMVAAGIGFEIEPANSTEGPTGTCLVLTTPDAERTMCTHLGVSTTLAVTDINVDHLNQCQYSYIEGYLWDAPQPRQASIQTMEQSKRLGVKVAFTFSDMFLVERFGDDFRSVLTEYCDVLFCNADEVRHFCGNEDLEVCARQLGEKVDLVFMTNSDKGCFVVENQTLIHVPGFPVKPVDTVGAGDAFAGGVLYGLTNGLTTSQAARWGNYLGSQIVQIHGPRLPESQQDKLKQIIN
- a CDS encoding bifunctional aminoglycoside phosphotransferase/ATP-binding protein; the encoded protein is MTDSALPRLIQQMLEPDFYPHSVQEPIQLLQTHISFILLTGEYAYKIKKIVNFGFLDYSTLEKRCYFCEQELKMNQQQAPELYLEVLPIIEIGDRFQFSDNHDQAVEYALKMRQFPQEDLLIDLFNQDKLTMKEMEELGKAVADFHLKCPTNEQILKFGIIAQIRHSIDGNYQKTQKYIGCCQTQDQYEQTKQYTDSFFETHEAIFKSRIENRWIRECHGDLHLKNICIYQDKILLFDRIEFNQEFRFVDVIYDVAFVVMDLEGRGRADLGNRFLNTYIEQTGDWEGLQLLPFYLTRQAYVRAKVNSLILDDPAIAEEQKEIAKQEATQYYKLAWQYTRRSSGGIVMMSGLSGSGKSTTARKLSKQLNAIHIRSDAVRKHLANVPLYEKGEEEIYTPEMTEKTYKRLLELGLLLAKQGFWVILDAKYDQQERRGEVIETCNTHQLPLQIVECTAPMDILQDRLQQRQGDIADATVDLLTSQQAKSQPFTDYEKNYLTTIDTTQNIDQQWKKLY